The Bacillus sp. NEB1478 genome contains the following window.
TTACTATGTTGGTGATAGAAAAGAAATTACTTTTACTTTTATTGATGTATTTGGAAACACAACATACAAGAACTATAAAGTATATACCAATGACCAACCTGTTGTATCTATTGATAAACCAGAAGGTATTTATTTAGGCACACAATACATCGAACTTTCACTTTCAAAAGACGGTAAGATTTATTATACCTTGGACGGAAATGATCCGACATCCAATAGTGCTGTATATAGTGGACCGATTACACTAGATCAATCATCTGTTCTTAAGTTTGTTGGTGAGGATGAGATTGGCAACAAGTCCGAAATTTATACGAAGAACTTCCAACTGTTTAAATTGGATGAAGTGACTAATAACAGTAAAGTAATAAAAGGATCAGGTAACCCTGATTTAACTGTAACTTTTACATTTCAAGATAAATCATATTCTACAGTTATCAATTCAGATGGACTTTTTGAAGTTGAAGTACCTAACCTGAAAGATCAGAAGACGATTTCAGTTGTTGCTAGTGACCAACAAGGAAACATAAGTAGTAATTATGAAATACAAGTAAAAGACGTTATAGCGCCTCAAGTAAATGGAGTGGAGCAAAACGGAATCTATAATTCTGATAAAACGATTACATTTAATGAAGGAACAGCGACATTAAATGGAAATCCTTTTGTAAGTGGTACTACGGTTGTGACAGAAGGAAGTTATACACTTCAAGTTATGGATGAAGCGGGGAATATTACGAAAGTTAATTTTGGGATAGACAAAACAGCTCCAACAATTTCTGGAGTTGAAAATAATAAGGTTTATAATCGGGATGTTATGATTTCATTTAATGAAGGCAGTGCGAAATTGAACAATGAGGTTATTACGACAGGAAAAACTGTAAGTAATGAAGGACAATATTCATTAGAGGTTACGGATTTAGCTGGAAACAAAAAAGCAGTAAACTTTAGCATTGATAAATCGGCTCCAATTGTTAAAGGTATAGAAAACAATAAAGCTTATAATCATGATGTTTCCCCTACTTTTAATGAAGGAATTGCTAAGTTAAATGGTACAACATTTATTAATGGAACTACTGTAAGTGCAGAAGGAAGTTATGCTTTTGAAGCAATTGATGCTGGCGGGAACAAAACTACAGCAAACTTCTCAATTGATAAGACAGCACCAATAGTAACAGGAGTGAAGGATCAAGGACTATATAAACAAGATGTTATGATATCAGTAAATGAAGGATCAATAACATTAGATGGAACAGCCTTTGTATCTGGATCAAAGGTAGCAAAAGAAGGTCAGCATATAATAATAGTAACTGATAAAGCCGGAAATCAGACGACTTTAACTTTTACGATTGATAAAACTGCGCCAACAGTAAGCGGAGTAACAAACAATAGTTCTTATAACAAAGATGTAACATTAACTTTTAATGACGGAACGGCTACCCTTAATGGTAATGCCTTTACTTCAGGTACTAGCGTTACTAATGAAGGTATATATAAATTAATTGTGACAGACAAAGCAGGTAACCAAGCAACGATCAACTTTACAATTGATAAAACAGTTCCATTAGTAAGTGGCGTTGAAAATGAAGGTGTATACAATAAAGAAGTAACAATAACCTTTAATGAAGGCAATGCGAAATTAAATGGAACTGAGTTTAAGTCAGGATCCATTGTAAAAACAGAAGGAACTTATAATCTAGTGGTTAAGGATGCAGCTGGGAACCAAACATCGGTGAGTTTTGTCATCGATAAATCAGCACCGACAGTTAGTGGAGTAACAAACAACGCTTCTTACAATAAAGACGTGACAGTAACATTTAATGAAGGAACTGCATTATTGAATGGCGTTTCAATAAACAGCGGAACGATCGTTAAATCACCTGGTCTCTATACCTTAGTTGTAACAGATGCTGCTGGAAACAAAACAGAGATTAAGTTTACGATTGATAAGACAAGTCCAAAAGTGACGGGTGTAGTAAATAATGCATATTATAATAAAGACGTCACAATTTCCTTTAATGAAGGCAGTGCTTTGTTAAACGGAATTTCAATTAAGAGCGGAACAATTGTTAAAACAGCGGGTACTTATACTGTAGCTGTGACGGATACAGCTGGAAACAAAACGACTGTTAAATTCACCATTGATAAGACAGCACCATCTCTGCCAATTATTTATAGCGTGACAGATAAATCTACATCAGTAAGTGGTAAAGCGGAATCAAACTCAGAAGTAAAGCTGTATATCGCAGGGAAATATTTTAAGAGTGTTTCTGCAGACCGTTACGGAAACTATAAATTTACGATTTCGAAACAAAAAGCTGGAACTGAGATTAAAGTAACTGCTAAGGATAAGGCAGGGAACATCAGTAAACCTAAAGTTACAAAAATTATAGATAAGACACCACCTGCTGTTCCAACAGTAAACAAAGTAACGACTAAGTCTACCTATGTAACGGGTAAAGCGGAGAACGGCGCTACGGTTTATGTTTACCGAGGAACTAGCTACTTAGGAAAAGCCGTGGCAGACTCAACTGGTTCTTTTAAGGTTAGTATAAAGCCCCAAAAGAAGGATAAGATGTTGTCTGTACATGCAAAAGACGCAGCTGGCAATACGAGTGGAAAACGATCTGTGAAAGTATATTAAACACAATAAAGCACCCGGACTCTTAATGGTCTGGGTGTTTTTTTGGTTTTTCTTCCTTTTTTATAAAAAAACAACATATTGCCAATTTATTAGGAGAAAAGTAATATAATTGTATTGTCTAAAAAAGGGGTTACTACATATGAGAACAATACAGAAAATACTTATTCTGACATTACTAATGATTTCTTTTGTGCTAAATCCAACGGTATCAAGTGCAGCAGTAAAGAAATCTACCTTTTATTATCCTAATAATAAAAATTGCGGAGAATACTGCAGTGCAAAGTTATCACTCGGAGCAGATGGATCTGTTTATGAGGTTTTTTCAAGACCGGAATACGGTCGTATAACTGCACTATCTTCTTCAGGGAAAATGAAATTTAGCTACATGGCTGCTAAGGGGATATTTCCTGCTTATTTTCCTGCTGCAGCAAGCAACAAAACAGTTTATTCCAGTTTCAGCAAAGATAATTATCGTGATGGAGCAATCTTGGCGATCAATGAAAAGGGGAATAAAATCTGGCAGTATAACGTAACGGGTGGAGTTCCTTCTAAGCCTGTGGTTGGAAAAGATGGAACCATATACTTTGGACAAGGCAACTATACAGAGATGTACGGACCTTATAATTCTTCATATCTATATGCACTTACACCACAAGGGAAGCTGAAATGGAAGGTAAAGCTAGCTGGTGATACATTAATGAGCGATATTCAAATCGATAAGAATGGAACATTATATATTGATGCCATTACAATGGATGATACTGTTATGCTATACGCGATTACTTCAAAAGGAAAAGTGAAATGGCTAAAGAAGAATGCGTTTAGACCACAAATTGGAAACAACAGCATCCTCCATTATTTGGATGGAAAGGGTAATGTAGTTGCTGAAGATCTATATGGTAAGAAAAAGTGGAGTTACAAAGTACAGGGGTATCCTGAATTTAAGGTAGACCAACAAGGAATGGTCTATGTAAAAAATGAAAAGAGTCTAGTTGCAATTTCCAATGGTATGAAGAAATGGTCTAAAACCATTGAAACCGGTGGGATGTGGAATTCAGATTGGCTATTTACCAAAACGCATCTTTATCTTGGGGTAGATTCTTTTGAAAAAGGATCTAAATTATATC
Protein-coding sequences here:
- a CDS encoding Ig-like domain-containing protein, producing MKKKCLKFLLVCLIFSQFSGLKISAAVDVTKPVFESISIDKTNVKVGDPVTITIKAHDTESGLVESSLPVVYKSPITHKDQWVYLSYNASIGGYEGSIMMKDSMESGEWQIYFFDLMDNAGNYDRITGPIAGSSFTLTGTTTDVTKPILDRISVDKSDVNVGDQVTITIKAHDTESGIVESEVPVIYKSPITHKDQWVYLHYNASISGYEGSITMKDSMESGEWQIYFFDLMDNAGNYDRIMGPVDGSSFTLTGTTTDVTKPILEGINIDKTDVRVGDKVTITIKAKDTESGLVNSSLPVIYKSPITHKDQWVYLPYNASIGGYEGSITMKESMEPGEWQIYFFDLMDNAGNYERFMGPFAGTNFTFHDYTQDHINPTFNSINIDKSTVETNDNLGITVDASDDTLVKSVVVNYVKPISGETESITLSKDSDGLFRNNYYIPSDSEYGEWKVAYAEITDLNNNKTTISIGLDSGNFIVLKPITSLGHKFVMNNESWSNQTINGDVYIGPQAILTINQNVTINGNVYVLGALRSYGGLKINGYINARSFYMGYRYSYFNGDVSLSGSNSIYSMVATTYPLSEVPIQLYDTPLIKEDGKINLRGATIPVVDVYLDNQKLNVRSDGTFRFTDYYVGDRKEITFTFIDVFGNTTYKNYKVYTNDQPVVSIDKPEGIYLGTQYIELSLSKDGKIYYTLDGNDPTSNSAVYSGPITLDQSSVLKFVGEDEIGNKSEIYTKNFQLFKLDEVTNNSKVIKGSGNPDLTVTFTFQDKSYSTVINSDGLFEVEVPNLKDQKTISVVASDQQGNISSNYEIQVKDVIAPQVNGVEQNGIYNSDKTITFNEGTATLNGNPFVSGTTVVTEGSYTLQVMDEAGNITKVNFGIDKTAPTISGVENNKVYNRDVMISFNEGSAKLNNEVITTGKTVSNEGQYSLEVTDLAGNKKAVNFSIDKSAPIVKGIENNKAYNHDVSPTFNEGIAKLNGTTFINGTTVSAEGSYAFEAIDAGGNKTTANFSIDKTAPIVTGVKDQGLYKQDVMISVNEGSITLDGTAFVSGSKVAKEGQHIIIVTDKAGNQTTLTFTIDKTAPTVSGVTNNSSYNKDVTLTFNDGTATLNGNAFTSGTSVTNEGIYKLIVTDKAGNQATINFTIDKTVPLVSGVENEGVYNKEVTITFNEGNAKLNGTEFKSGSIVKTEGTYNLVVKDAAGNQTSVSFVIDKSAPTVSGVTNNASYNKDVTVTFNEGTALLNGVSINSGTIVKSPGLYTLVVTDAAGNKTEIKFTIDKTSPKVTGVVNNAYYNKDVTISFNEGSALLNGISIKSGTIVKTAGTYTVAVTDTAGNKTTVKFTIDKTAPSLPIIYSVTDKSTSVSGKAESNSEVKLYIAGKYFKSVSADRYGNYKFTISKQKAGTEIKVTAKDKAGNISKPKVTKIIDKTPPAVPTVNKVTTKSTYVTGKAENGATVYVYRGTSYLGKAVADSTGSFKVSIKPQKKDKMLSVHAKDAAGNTSGKRSVKVY
- a CDS encoding PQQ-binding-like beta-propeller repeat protein, whose translation is MRTIQKILILTLLMISFVLNPTVSSAAVKKSTFYYPNNKNCGEYCSAKLSLGADGSVYEVFSRPEYGRITALSSSGKMKFSYMAAKGIFPAYFPAAASNKTVYSSFSKDNYRDGAILAINEKGNKIWQYNVTGGVPSKPVVGKDGTIYFGQGNYTEMYGPYNSSYLYALTPQGKLKWKVKLAGDTLMSDIQIDKNGTLYIDAITMDDTVMLYAITSKGKVKWLKKNAFRPQIGNNSILHYLDGKGNVVAEDLYGKKKWSYKVQGYPEFKVDQQGMVYVKNEKSLVAISNGMKKWSKTIETGGMWNSDWLFTKTHLYLGVDSFEKGSKLYRFELKMGKTSWATQEKTRVNSLLIDSKGNLISSFNYGKTFSFDF